From a region of the Planifilum fimeticola genome:
- a CDS encoding carboxymuconolactone decarboxylase family protein has product MRFDPQKACPDAYTVMMQLENFVRQNLDHQLYELIKIRASQINGCAFCLNMHTRDARKLGETEQRIYLLNAWREAPFYTEKERAALALTEAVTRIHEDGVPEEVYKEVRKHFDETEYVILIMAINAINAWNRLAISTGKTPQ; this is encoded by the coding sequence ATGCGTTTCGACCCACAAAAAGCCTGTCCAGATGCGTACACCGTCATGATGCAGTTGGAAAACTTCGTTCGTCAAAATCTGGATCATCAGCTGTATGAATTGATAAAAATCCGAGCATCTCAAATCAACGGCTGCGCCTTCTGTCTCAACATGCACACCCGGGATGCCCGAAAGCTCGGAGAAACGGAACAGCGGATCTATTTGCTGAATGCCTGGAGAGAAGCTCCCTTTTACACGGAGAAGGAACGGGCCGCTCTGGCCTTGACCGAGGCGGTCACGCGGATTCACGAGGACGGGGTTCCCGAGGAAGTGTATAAAGAAGTGCGGAAGCACTTTGACGAGACGGAATATGTGATCCTGATCATGGCCATCAATGCGATCAACGCCTGGAACCGACTCGCCATCTCCACCGGAAAGACCCCACAATAA
- a CDS encoding RrF2 family transcriptional regulator — MHYSIGVEYALHCLVHLVDPPVDQPIGIKELAAFQGASESYLSKIFSRLAKAGIVRSTPGVKGGYELAKPPEEISFWDVVEAIEGPKPIFQCRNILDKCILYRENGMPPSLKSAPCHINRIMLEAEQQMRDYLKEKNLMWLKQTLEQELPENIKTASREWFRNAYDK; from the coding sequence ATGCATTACAGCATCGGTGTTGAATATGCCTTGCACTGTTTGGTCCATCTCGTTGATCCCCCCGTCGATCAGCCCATCGGGATCAAAGAGCTGGCCGCCTTCCAGGGAGCCTCCGAGTCCTATCTTTCAAAGATCTTCTCCAGGCTGGCCAAAGCCGGGATTGTCCGTTCCACCCCGGGAGTAAAGGGTGGTTACGAACTGGCAAAACCTCCCGAGGAGATCTCCTTTTGGGATGTGGTGGAGGCGATTGAAGGGCCGAAACCCATTTTCCAATGCAGAAATATTCTCGACAAATGCATCCTCTATCGGGAAAACGGGATGCCCCCCTCTCTGAAGTCGGCCCCCTGCCACATCAACAGAATCATGTTGGAGGCCGAACAACAGATGCGGGACTACCTGAAGGAAAAAAACCTGATGTGGCTGAAGCAAACCCTGGAGCAAGAGCTGCCGGAAAACATAAAGACCGCGTCCAGAGAATGGTTTCGAAACGCTTATGACAAGTAA
- a CDS encoding NCS2 family permease, which translates to MDRLFGLKERGTTVRTEILAGMTTFLTMVYIVVVNPSILEQAGMDFGAVFVATVFASVIGTLIMGLFANYPIAIAPGMGLNAYFAFSVVGQTGVRWETAMGAVLVAGVIFLLLSVTPFREGLIRAIPDSLKHGITAGIGLFIAFIGLKSAGVIVGDKVNLVGLGDMHEPMTLLSLAGLFVTLVMMTLRVRGALFFGMVFTAFFGWVFDLFQLPERWVTMPPSLTPTLGKAIVAIPDVFAQGLYAVIFAFLLVTLFDTTGTMIGVAEQAKLMKNGTFPRMRSALLADAVGMTAGAAMGTSPTSAFIESSSGVAAGGRTGLTAVVVSILLLLTLFFAPVVQAIAAMPAITAPTLIIVGCFMLGGLKKVAWDDFDEAFPAFITMLSMPLTFSIATGIAFGFITYPLLKLVRGRFREIHPLMLLFMILFILQLAFLPE; encoded by the coding sequence ATGGATCGACTGTTCGGGTTGAAGGAACGGGGAACGACGGTGCGAACCGAGATCCTCGCCGGCATGACCACCTTTCTGACGATGGTGTACATCGTGGTGGTGAACCCGTCCATCCTCGAGCAGGCGGGGATGGATTTCGGCGCCGTTTTTGTGGCGACGGTGTTTGCTTCCGTAATCGGTACGCTGATCATGGGATTGTTTGCCAACTACCCGATCGCCATCGCCCCCGGGATGGGTCTGAACGCCTATTTCGCTTTCAGCGTGGTGGGACAGACGGGCGTTCGTTGGGAGACGGCGATGGGCGCCGTACTGGTGGCCGGCGTCATTTTTCTCCTTCTCAGCGTGACTCCCTTCCGTGAAGGGTTGATCCGGGCGATTCCGGACAGCCTGAAGCACGGCATCACGGCGGGCATCGGGCTGTTCATCGCCTTCATCGGGCTGAAGTCCGCAGGCGTGATCGTGGGAGATAAAGTGAATCTGGTGGGGCTCGGCGATATGCACGAGCCGATGACGCTGCTCAGCCTGGCGGGATTGTTCGTCACCCTGGTCATGATGACCCTCCGGGTTCGCGGGGCGCTGTTTTTCGGGATGGTTTTCACCGCCTTTTTCGGCTGGGTGTTCGATCTGTTTCAACTGCCGGAGAGATGGGTGACGATGCCGCCCAGTCTGACGCCCACGCTGGGCAAGGCGATTGTGGCGATCCCCGACGTCTTTGCCCAGGGGCTTTACGCCGTCATCTTCGCCTTTCTGCTGGTGACCCTCTTTGACACGACGGGAACGATGATCGGCGTGGCGGAGCAGGCCAAGCTGATGAAAAACGGCACGTTTCCCCGGATGCGGTCGGCCCTGCTGGCGGATGCCGTCGGGATGACCGCCGGGGCGGCCATGGGCACCAGCCCCACCAGCGCCTTCATCGAATCCTCCTCCGGAGTGGCGGCCGGAGGGAGGACGGGACTGACGGCGGTGGTGGTGAGCATCCTGCTGCTTCTCACGCTCTTTTTTGCTCCCGTGGTGCAGGCGATCGCCGCGATGCCGGCCATCACCGCCCCGACGCTGATCATCGTGGGATGCTTCATGCTGGGGGGATTGAAGAAAGTGGCCTGGGACGACTTCGATGAGGCGTTTCCGGCCTTCATCACGATGTTGAGCATGCCGCTCACTTTCAGCATCGCCACGGGGATCGCCTTCGGGTTTATCACCTATCCCTTGCTTAAGCTGGTCCGCGGCCGCTTCCGGGAGATCCATCCGCTGATGCTCCTGTTCATGATTCTCTTCATTTTGCAGCTGGCGTTTTTGCCGGAGTAA
- a CDS encoding DoxX family protein, with protein MLRFLRESAVASFVLLVIRLYLGYAWLAAGWEKIVGGFDATGFLHGAIEKAVGEHPAVQGWWAAFLEGFAITNVELFNFLVPWGEFLVGLGLILGCLTTAATFFGMVMNFAFLFSGTTSTNPQMLLLSIFIIVAGANAGKIGLDYYLLPYIRKLTAQIFHTPKRPLRT; from the coding sequence ATGCTCCGTTTTTTGCGGGAAAGCGCTGTAGCCAGCTTTGTGTTGTTGGTGATCAGGCTGTATCTCGGGTATGCGTGGTTGGCGGCAGGCTGGGAAAAAATTGTGGGCGGATTTGATGCTACGGGATTTTTGCACGGTGCGATCGAGAAAGCGGTTGGGGAACATCCGGCCGTTCAAGGATGGTGGGCCGCATTCCTGGAAGGTTTTGCGATAACGAACGTGGAATTGTTTAACTTCCTTGTGCCGTGGGGGGAATTCCTGGTCGGTCTGGGATTGATCCTCGGCTGTCTCACCACCGCCGCAACCTTCTTCGGAATGGTCATGAACTTTGCATTTCTGTTCAGCGGCACCACCAGCACCAACCCGCAGATGCTTCTGCTCAGCATCTTCATCATCGTCGCGGGTGCCAATGCCGGCAAGATCGGACTCGACTACTATCTCCTTCCTTATATCCGAAAACTGACCGCTCAAATCTTTCATACGCCGAAACGACCCCTTCGGACCTGA